From Eptesicus fuscus isolate TK198812 chromosome 14, DD_ASM_mEF_20220401, whole genome shotgun sequence, one genomic window encodes:
- the PRRT4 gene encoding proline-rich transmembrane protein 4 isoform X2, producing the protein MAGHGCLGLGLFCWVLLAVPMGPQPASSIPGAPLTTLTPPPQSEASMLSLNLGLNFKFHLRGPAAAWGSPVTETHPLSPGQSQELEEEVASGLRTDPLWELLVGSLGNYSPEWGSAEGSATPWASSLPLESTSPLSGPTNRPTAPYQPRMGTVTWDTALMATAPPSSAPRPHQTELELKFDMALRAGAAPTLGHRTLPLLPSLRASLAEIAGRLGPFGFFGTTLSPLRNFSGVSPPGPTASPSSASRVSASPGFFGTTLSPPPPALERKLPSPGPPDPTASLSAASVATTSLAIAPWTSSRRPRSTCGAASRRPSAARPCSRPVSSRALPLGKPCRGSASTAPPRWGRWPGLGPGGGPRRPRASPRPQAFPLPGPGPRAVAHLQARCADSPGTARPCCCAPARTGPRAARWSASSVPRGPLEAAQTSQPQDPTRPCPRPPATPQSLLVSCRPKRPCCRSNSWTPADRSTS; encoded by the exons ATGGCTGGGCATGGctgtctggggctggggctgttcTGCTGGGTCCTCCTCGCTGTTCCCATGGGCCCCCAGCCTGCTTCCTCCATCCCAGGCGCCCCTCTCACCACTTTGACCCCACCACCTCAGAGTGAGGCCTCTATGCtgtctctcaatctgggacttaACTTCAAATTCCACCTTCGGGGACCTGCTGCGGCCTGGGGGAGCCCCGTCACGGAGACCCACCCACTGTCTCCTGGACagagccaggagctggaggaagaggTGGCCAGTGGACTGAGGACCGACCCCCTTTGGGAACTGCTGGTGGGCTCCCTTGGGAACTACTCCCCAGAGTGGGGTTCTGCTGAAGGCAGTGCTACAccctgggcctcctccctgcctctagAATCCACATCCCCCCTCTCTGGGCCCACCAACCGGCCTACTGCTCCCTATCAGCCCAGGATGGGTACTGTGACCTGGGACACTGCTCTGATGGCTACAGCACCTCCATCCAGTGCCCCCAGGCCCCACCAGACGGAGCTGGAACTGAAGTTTGACATGGCACTGAGAGCAGGCGCAGCCCCCACGCTCGGGCATCGAaccctgcccctgctgcccagTCTGCGGGCCAGTCTGGCAGAGATTGCCGGACGCCTGGGACCGTTTG GGTTCTTTGGCACTACTCTGTCCCCACTCCGGAACTTCTCAGGCGTGAGCCCCCCAGGCCCAACGGCATCCCCGAGCTCTGCCTCCAGAGTCTCGGCTTCGCCCG GGTTCTTTGGCACCacgctgtccccacccccacctgccctggagAGAAAGCTCCCGAGCCCAGGCCCACCAGACCCAACTGCTTCCCTGAGCGCTGCCTCCGTTGCAACAACATCACTAG CGATTGCACCGTGGACTTCATCCCGCCGTCCCCGATCAACCTGCGGCGCAGCATCGAGGAGGCCCTCTGCAGCGAGGCCCTGCTCGCGCCCGGTCTCTTCCAGGGCCCTGCCTTTGGGGAAGCCCTGCCGGGGCTCGGCCTCTACAGCACCGCCTCGCTGGGGGCGGTGgccggggctgggcccagggggaGGTCCGAGGAGGCCCCGGGCATCTCCGCGCCCCCAGGCCTTTCCTCTCCCGGGGCCTGGCCCGCGGGCAGTAGCGCATCTTCAGGCTCGCTGTGCGGACTCTCCCGGGACAGCTCGTCCATGCTGCTGTGCTCCAGCCCGGACAGGCCCCCGCGCTGCCCGCTGGTCTGCGTCCTCAGTCCCCCGCGGCcctctggaagcagcccaaaccTCCCAGCCTCAGGATCCTACCAGGCCCTGTCCCCGTCCTCCCGCGACTCCCCAGAGCCTGCTTGTGAGCTGCAGGCCGAAGAGGCCTTGCTGCAGGAGCAATTCCTGGACGCCTGCCGACAGATCGACGAGTTGA
- the PRRT4 gene encoding proline-rich transmembrane protein 4 isoform X1 codes for MAGHGCLGLGLFCWVLLAVPMGPQPASSIPGAPLTTLTPPPQSEASMLSLNLGLNFKFHLRGPAAAWGSPVTETHPLSPGQSQELEEEVASGLRTDPLWELLVGSLGNYSPEWGSAEGSATPWASSLPLESTSPLSGPTNRPTAPYQPRMGTVTWDTALMATAPPSSAPRPHQTELELKFDMALRAGAAPTLGHRTLPLLPSLRASLAEIAGRLGPFGFFGTTLSPLRNFSGVSPPGPTASPSSASRVSASPGFFGTTLSPPPPALERKLPSPGPPDPTASLSAASVATTSLDATIPTSGPDDPSPASLGNPSVQPACGPGSCSVGELPEGEGQPPAAPLSLFFLTLEADWAEARARWGLAWEAHVYGVGTLFGLVALLALLALALLPWRCPPGAPCLALLDLLLLSAGTTRAFPLFYDAYGHRDRLPALAWLLLQDLPLPCLAAGLGLACLLLARPRPPRCPAGLAALLLLGLALAAAAALGSAAHRPLRPLRLASRGLHAFLAALLSGLLLALSCWGGRRRRAGAPLGGSGLQGATPLPQARSPFAPRDSWRRAARTAPVAGTFGLLSGALQGYEVLHALGYGGQPGLEGPWPWWAFQLGLRLGEVGVALPLALLGLYPALCSPRVPPRCWAKLFRLSPGHAAPLLPARWVPGSPDKEPLGSAIARGDAELLQLCALAGPGPDLLFQGGACRGFEGSAANPAPSVASSPCSDCTVDFIPPSPINLRRSIEEALCSEALLAPGLFQGPAFGEALPGLGLYSTASLGAVAGAGPRGRSEEAPGISAPPGLSSPGAWPAGSSASSGSLCGLSRDSSSMLLCSSPDRPPRCPLVCVLSPPRPSGSSPNLPASGSYQALSPSSRDSPEPACELQAEEALLQEQFLDACRQIDELSMGSDTIDL; via the exons ATGGCTGGGCATGGctgtctggggctggggctgttcTGCTGGGTCCTCCTCGCTGTTCCCATGGGCCCCCAGCCTGCTTCCTCCATCCCAGGCGCCCCTCTCACCACTTTGACCCCACCACCTCAGAGTGAGGCCTCTATGCtgtctctcaatctgggacttaACTTCAAATTCCACCTTCGGGGACCTGCTGCGGCCTGGGGGAGCCCCGTCACGGAGACCCACCCACTGTCTCCTGGACagagccaggagctggaggaagaggTGGCCAGTGGACTGAGGACCGACCCCCTTTGGGAACTGCTGGTGGGCTCCCTTGGGAACTACTCCCCAGAGTGGGGTTCTGCTGAAGGCAGTGCTACAccctgggcctcctccctgcctctagAATCCACATCCCCCCTCTCTGGGCCCACCAACCGGCCTACTGCTCCCTATCAGCCCAGGATGGGTACTGTGACCTGGGACACTGCTCTGATGGCTACAGCACCTCCATCCAGTGCCCCCAGGCCCCACCAGACGGAGCTGGAACTGAAGTTTGACATGGCACTGAGAGCAGGCGCAGCCCCCACGCTCGGGCATCGAaccctgcccctgctgcccagTCTGCGGGCCAGTCTGGCAGAGATTGCCGGACGCCTGGGACCGTTTG GGTTCTTTGGCACTACTCTGTCCCCACTCCGGAACTTCTCAGGCGTGAGCCCCCCAGGCCCAACGGCATCCCCGAGCTCTGCCTCCAGAGTCTCGGCTTCGCCCG GGTTCTTTGGCACCacgctgtccccacccccacctgccctggagAGAAAGCTCCCGAGCCCAGGCCCACCAGACCCAACTGCTTCCCTGAGCGCTGCCTCCGTTGCAACAACATCACTAG ACGCCACCATCCCCACCTCTGGTCCAGATGATCCCTCTCCAGCCAGCCTCGGAAACCCTTCTGTGCAGCCAGCGTGTGGGCCAGGGTCCTGCAGCGTTGGAGAATTGCCTGAAGGCGAGGGGCAGCCTCCTGCAGCGCCGCTGTCCCTCTTTTTCCTGACCCTGGAGGCCgactgggcagaggccagggctcgCTGGGGGTTGGCCTGGGAGGCCCATGTGTACGGGGTAGGCACCCTTTTCGGCCTGGTAGCCCTGCTGGCGCTGCTGGCTCTGGCCCTCTTGCCCTGGCGCTGCCCGCCtggcgccccctgcctggcgctgCTGGACCTGCTCCTGCTCTCGGCTGGGACCACGAGGGCTTTCCCGCTCTTCTACGACGCCTATGGGCATCGCGACCGGCTGCCCGCGCTCGCCTGGCTGCTGCTGCAGGACCTCCCACTGCCTTGCCTGGCCgccggcctgggcctggcctgcctgctgctggcccgGCCGCGCCCGCCGCGCTGTCCCGCCGGCCTGGCCGCgctgctgctcctgggcctggcgctggcggccgccgccgccctcgGGAGCGCCGCCCACCGCCCGCTGAGGCCCCTGCGGCTCGCCTCCCGCGGGCTGCACGCCTTCCTCGCTGCCCTCCTGTCCGGGCTGCTGCTGGCGCTTTCCTGCTGGGGGGGTCGGAGGCGGCGGGCCGGAGCGCCCCTGGGAGGGTCCGGCCTCCAGGGCGCCACGCCTCTCCCGCAGGCGCGCAGCCCCTTCGCCCCGCGGGATTCCTGGCGGCGCGCGGCGCGCACGGCCCCGGTGGCCGGAACCTTCGGGCTGCTGAGCGGGGCCCTGCAGGGCTACGAGGTGCTGCACGCCCTGGGCTACGGCGGCCAGCCTGGTCTggaggggccctggccctggtgggccTTCCAGCTGGGCCTGCGCCTGGGCGAGGTGGGCGTCGCGCTCCCGTTGGCGCTGCTGGGCCTCTACCCCGCGCTCTGCAGCCCCCGCGTGCCGCCGCGCTGTTGGGCCAAACTCTTCCGCTTGTCCCCCGGCCACGCGGCCCCGCTGCTGCCCGCGCGCTGGGTCCCCGGGTCCCCGGACAAGGAGCCTCTGGGTAGCGCCATCGCGCGTGGCGACGCGGAGCTGCTGCAGCTGTGCGCCTTGGCAGGGCCGGGCCCCGACCTCCTGTTCCAGGGAGGCGCCTGCCGGGGCTTCGAGGGGTCAGCGGCCAACCCGGCCCCCTCCGTAGCCTCCTCCCCCTGCAGCGATTGCACCGTGGACTTCATCCCGCCGTCCCCGATCAACCTGCGGCGCAGCATCGAGGAGGCCCTCTGCAGCGAGGCCCTGCTCGCGCCCGGTCTCTTCCAGGGCCCTGCCTTTGGGGAAGCCCTGCCGGGGCTCGGCCTCTACAGCACCGCCTCGCTGGGGGCGGTGgccggggctgggcccagggggaGGTCCGAGGAGGCCCCGGGCATCTCCGCGCCCCCAGGCCTTTCCTCTCCCGGGGCCTGGCCCGCGGGCAGTAGCGCATCTTCAGGCTCGCTGTGCGGACTCTCCCGGGACAGCTCGTCCATGCTGCTGTGCTCCAGCCCGGACAGGCCCCCGCGCTGCCCGCTGGTCTGCGTCCTCAGTCCCCCGCGGCcctctggaagcagcccaaaccTCCCAGCCTCAGGATCCTACCAGGCCCTGTCCCCGTCCTCCCGCGACTCCCCAGAGCCTGCTTGTGAGCTGCAGGCCGAAGAGGCCTTGCTGCAGGAGCAATTCCTGGACGCCTGCCGACAGATCGACGAGTTGAGCATGGGCAGCGACACCATAGACCTGTGA